From the genome of Helicobacter pylori, one region includes:
- the ruvB gene encoding Holliday junction branch migration DNA helicase RuvB, with translation MKERIVNLETLDFETSQEVSLRPNLWEDYIGQEKIKSNLQISICAAKKRQESLDHMLFFGPPGLGKTSISHIIAKEMETNIKITAAPMIEKSGDLAAILTNLQAKDILFIDEIHRLSPAIEEVLYPAMEDFRLDIIIGSGPAAQTIKIDLPPFTLIGATTRAGMLSNPLRDRFGMSFRMQFYSPSELALIIKKAATKLNQDIKEESADEIAKRSRGTPRIALRLLKRVRDFALVKNSSLMDLNITLHALNELGVNELGFDEADLAYLSLLANAQGRPVGLNTIAASMREDEGTIEYVIEPFLLANGYLERTAKGRIATPKTHTLLKIPTLNPQTLF, from the coding sequence ATGAAAGAACGGATAGTCAATTTAGAAACTTTGGATTTTGAAACTTCTCAAGAAGTGAGTTTGCGCCCTAATCTTTGGGAAGATTATATCGGTCAAGAAAAGATTAAAAGCAATTTGCAAATTTCTATTTGCGCGGCTAAAAAACGCCAAGAAAGTTTGGATCACATGCTCTTTTTTGGCCCACCTGGTTTAGGTAAAACTTCAATAAGCCATATCATCGCTAAAGAAATGGAAACCAATATCAAAATCACCGCCGCTCCTATGATAGAAAAAAGCGGTGATTTAGCCGCCATTTTGACTAATTTGCAAGCTAAAGACATTCTTTTTATTGATGAAATCCACCGGCTTAGCCCAGCGATTGAAGAGGTGTTATACCCAGCTATGGAAGATTTCAGACTGGATATTATCATAGGATCAGGTCCAGCGGCTCAAACCATTAAAATTGATTTACCCCCTTTCACTCTCATCGGCGCTACCACCAGAGCCGGAATGCTCTCTAACCCCTTAAGAGACAGATTTGGCATGAGCTTTAGAATGCAATTTTATAGCCCTAGCGAACTAGCCCTTATCATTAAAAAAGCCGCCACTAAACTCAACCAAGATATCAAAGAAGAAAGCGCTGATGAAATCGCTAAAAGGAGTAGAGGCACGCCAAGGATCGCTCTAAGGCTTTTAAAAAGGGTGCGCGATTTTGCGTTAGTCAAAAATTCAAGCTTGATGGATTTAAACATCACTTTGCATGCTTTGAATGAATTGGGCGTGAATGAATTAGGCTTTGATGAAGCGGATTTGGCGTATTTATCTTTGTTGGCTAACGCTCAAGGACGACCGGTAGGTTTGAACACGATTGCAGCATCTATGAGAGAGGATGAAGGCACGATTGAATATGTGATTGAGCCTTTTTTACTCGCTAATGGTTATTTAGAGCGCACCGCTAAAGGCAGAATCGCCACGCCTAAAACCCACACGCTTTTAAAAATCCCCACTTTAAACCCCCAAACTTTATTTTAA
- a CDS encoding outer membrane protein: MSSSYQIGTVFMRPLNTNKLLQGASILQGYEVNPKNDWAYSRYYFFIDYGNVLFNNDSTLQANMFTYGVGGDFMVAYAKNPINRWAFFFGLQLAANTWILNNKVKDLVVNTWDSLKDFNFRNTYFRAIGKFGVQFRTIVLYHKVDVEIGMKIFLTPERNSLFERSFLFFVSHSWHF, from the coding sequence ATGTCTTCTTCTTATCAAATAGGCACGGTGTTTATGCGCCCTTTAAATACTAACAAGCTTTTACAAGGGGCTTCAATCCTTCAAGGCTATGAAGTGAATCCTAAAAACGATTGGGCTTATTCTAGGTATTATTTCTTTATAGATTATGGTAATGTGCTTTTTAATAATGACTCTACTTTACAGGCGAACATGTTCACTTATGGGGTGGGAGGGGATTTTATGGTCGCCTACGCTAAAAACCCTATCAACCGCTGGGCTTTTTTCTTTGGCTTGCAACTGGCCGCTAACACATGGATACTCAACAATAAAGTCAAAGATTTGGTGGTGAATACTTGGGATTCATTAAAAGATTTCAATTTTCGTAACACTTATTTCAGGGCTATCGGGAAATTCGGGGTGCAGTTTCGCACAATCGTTTTGTATCATAAGGTGGATGTAGAAATTGGCATGAAAATCTTTCTAACCCCTGAAAGAAACAGCTTGTTTGAAAGGAGTTTTTTATTTTTTGTTTCGCATTCGTGGCATTTTTAA
- the tatB gene encoding Sec-independent protein translocase protein TatB produces the protein MFGMGFFEILVVLVVAIIFLGPEKFPQAVVDIVKFFRAVKKTLNDAKDTLDKEINIEEIKQETLEYQKLFENKVESLKGVKIEELEDAKVTAENEIKSIQDLMQDYQRSLETNTIPNHSNEEDLNKEASSDESPKEVKSATDNNTKEHDKEKEHV, from the coding sequence ATGTTTGGCATGGGCTTTTTTGAAATCCTTGTGGTGTTGGTTGTGGCGATTATTTTTTTAGGACCAGAAAAATTCCCCCAAGCTGTCGTGGATATAGTGAAGTTTTTTCGCGCGGTTAAAAAAACGCTCAATGACGCTAAGGACACTTTGGATAAAGAAATCAATATTGAAGAAATCAAACAAGAAACCCTAGAGTATCAAAAGCTCTTTGAAAATAAAGTGGAGAGTCTTAAGGGCGTTAAGATTGAAGAATTAGAAGACGCTAAAGTAACTGCAGAAAATGAGATTAAAAGCATTCAGGATTTGATGCAAGATTATCAACGCAGCTTGGAAACCAACACAATCCCTAACCATTCCAATGAAGAAGACTTAAATAAAGAAGCTTCAAGCGATGAATCTCCTAAAGAAGTCAAATCAGCAACCGATAACAACACCAAAGAACACGACAAAGAAAAAGAGCATGTTTGA
- a CDS encoding chemotaxis response regulator CheY yields MKLLVVDDSSTMRRIIKNTLSRLGYEDVLEAEHGVEAWEKLDANADTKVLITDWNMPEMNGLDLVKKVRADSRFKEIPIIMITTEGGKAEVITALKAGVNNYIVKPFTPQVLKEKLEVVLGTND; encoded by the coding sequence TTGAAACTACTGGTAGTAGATGATAGCTCAACTATGAGGAGAATTATTAAAAATACGCTTTCACGCTTGGGCTATGAAGATGTTTTAGAAGCTGAGCATGGGGTGGAAGCTTGGGAGAAACTAGACGCTAATGCGGACACTAAGGTGCTTATCACCGATTGGAACATGCCTGAAATGAACGGATTAGATCTCGTTAAAAAGGTGCGAGCCGATAGCCGTTTTAAAGAAATCCCTATCATTATGATCACCACAGAGGGCGGTAAGGCTGAGGTCATTACGGCTTTGAAAGCTGGCGTGAATAACTACATTGTAAAGCCTTTTACCCCCCAAGTTTTGAAAGAAAAATTAGAGGTTGTTTTAGGGACAAACGATTGA
- the queA gene encoding tRNA preQ1(34) S-adenosylmethionine ribosyltransferase-isomerase QueA, which produces MKEFDLESYDYHLPKELIANYPILPKEKAKLLVYERRSQKITHTTFEHVLDFFPKNALVVLNDTKVIKARLFGSNHAFLPSKTTEVFFHRFFKNNTALTQIKGKIKVGDKIFFDANHYAEVLELLHNGQRLIAFYGHKTPLNQANILKLLEQYGHMPLPPYIKRADESLDAHEYQSVFAKHIGAVAAPTASLHFSQNTLEKLLKDFKHAFLTLHVGAGTFLGVETKDIREHQIHTEVLRIPKKNQEILQKSQEILCIGTTALRSVEYFKRLENPNQEVFECDIFLHLANPILHVNHLLTNFHLPKSSLLMLVSAMIGLEKTKEIYQIAIEKKYRFYSYGDGMLIL; this is translated from the coding sequence TTGAAAGAATTTGATTTAGAAAGCTATGATTACCATTTGCCTAAGGAATTGATCGCAAACTATCCCATTTTGCCCAAAGAAAAGGCTAAATTACTCGTATATGAAAGGCGTTCACAAAAAATCACGCACACCACTTTTGAGCATGTTTTAGATTTTTTCCCTAAAAACGCCCTTGTTGTGTTGAACGACACTAAAGTGATTAAGGCCAGGCTTTTTGGATCTAATCATGCCTTTTTACCATCAAAAACAACCGAAGTGTTTTTCCACCGCTTTTTTAAAAATAATACCGCTCTGACTCAAATCAAGGGCAAGATCAAAGTGGGGGACAAAATCTTTTTTGATGCAAATCATTACGCTGAAGTCTTGGAATTACTTCATAACGGCCAGCGCTTGATCGCTTTTTATGGCCATAAAACCCCCTTAAATCAAGCGAATATCTTAAAACTTTTAGAGCAATATGGGCACATGCCCTTACCCCCTTATATTAAAAGAGCGGATGAAAGTTTGGATGCGCATGAATACCAGAGCGTGTTCGCTAAACACATCGGCGCGGTGGCTGCCCCTACAGCGTCATTGCATTTTTCTCAAAATACCTTAGAAAAATTATTGAAAGATTTCAAGCACGCTTTTTTAACCTTGCATGTGGGGGCTGGGACTTTTCTTGGCGTAGAAACTAAAGATATTAGAGAGCATCAAATCCATACAGAAGTTTTACGCATTCCTAAAAAGAATCAAGAAATTTTGCAGAAATCCCAAGAGATTTTATGCATCGGCACGACCGCTTTAAGGAGCGTGGAATACTTTAAGCGTTTAGAAAACCCTAATCAAGAGGTGTTTGAATGCGATATATTCTTGCATCTTGCTAATCCTATTTTGCATGTTAATCACTTGCTCACTAATTTCCATTTGCCCAAATCAAGCCTTTTAATGCTTGTAAGCGCGATGATAGGCTTAGAAAAAACCAAAGAAATCTATCAAATAGCCATAGAAAAGAAGTATCGTTTTTATTCTTATGGTGATGGGATGCTGATTTTATGA
- a CDS encoding outer membrane beta-barrel protein codes for MCFKKIINLILCFGFMLSLRAEENTAQESMTEENTPKDAPILLEEKRALEFEENKEAKKIDEKSLLEEIHKKKRQLYMLKGELHEKNESILFQRMAKNKSGFFIGVILGDIGINAHSNARSYESFESLSNIQASPLLYGLRSGYQKYFANGISALRFYGEYLGGAMKGFKSDSLASYQTASLNIDLLMDKPIDKEKRFALGIFGGVGVGWNGMYQNLKEIKGYSQPNAFGLVLNLGVSMTLNLKHRFELALKMPPLKETSQTFLYYFKSTNIYYISYNYLL; via the coding sequence ATGTGTTTTAAAAAAATAATAAATCTTATTTTATGCTTTGGTTTTATGTTAAGCTTGCGTGCCGAAGAAAATACGGCTCAAGAGAGTATGACTGAAGAAAATACCCCTAAAGACGCTCCCATTCTTTTGGAAGAAAAACGCGCGCTAGAGTTTGAAGAAAACAAGGAAGCTAAAAAGATTGATGAAAAAAGCCTACTTGAAGAAATCCATAAGAAAAAACGCCAACTTTACATGCTCAAAGGAGAATTGCATGAAAAGAATGAGTCCATCTTATTCCAACGAATGGCTAAAAATAAGAGCGGTTTTTTTATAGGCGTCATTCTTGGCGATATAGGGATTAACGCTCATTCTAACGCCCGATCTTATGAAAGCTTTGAATCTTTAAGCAATATTCAAGCTTCTCCTTTATTGTATGGGTTAAGGAGCGGGTATCAAAAGTATTTTGCTAACGGGATTAGCGCCTTACGCTTTTATGGGGAATATTTAGGGGGGGCAATGAAAGGATTTAAAAGCGATTCTTTAGCCTCTTATCAAACCGCAAGCTTGAATATTGATCTATTGATGGATAAGCCTATTGACAAAGAAAAAAGGTTTGCGTTAGGGATATTTGGAGGCGTTGGAGTGGGGTGGAATGGGATGTATCAAAATTTAAAAGAGATTAAAGGGTATTCACAGCCTAACGCTTTTGGATTAGTATTAAATTTAGGGGTGAGCATGACGCTTAACCTCAAACACCGCTTTGAATTAGCCTTAAAAATGCCTCCCTTAAAAGAAACTTCGCAAACCTTTTTATATTATTTTAAAAGCACTAATATTTATTATATTAGCTACAACTATTTATTGTAA
- the pssA gene encoding CDP-diacylglycerol--serine O-phosphatidyltransferase — translation MPINPLYLFPNLFTASSIFLGMMSIFYASSYQFVMACWLVVASLILDGLDGRVARLTNTTSKFGIEFDSLADVVAFGVAPSLITYFYVGYNFGRIGMAVSALFVIFGAIRLARFNISTNTSDPYSFIGIPIPAAAVLVVLCVLLDDKYHFLEGNTEKLFLGFIVLLGVLMVSNIRYPNFKKVKWNLKLFILVLIFLSLVFVRPLEALSVFMGLYLIYGIIRWLFLMVKIIFSKNKNA, via the coding sequence ATGCCTATTAACCCTCTCTATCTTTTCCCTAATCTTTTTACCGCTAGCAGTATTTTTTTAGGCATGATGAGTATTTTTTACGCTTCCAGTTATCAATTTGTCATGGCGTGTTGGTTAGTGGTAGCGAGCCTTATTTTAGATGGGCTTGATGGGCGTGTCGCAAGGCTTACCAACACCACTAGCAAGTTTGGTATTGAATTTGACTCCTTAGCTGATGTGGTGGCTTTTGGAGTGGCCCCGAGCTTAATCACTTACTTTTATGTGGGGTATAACTTTGGACGCATAGGCATGGCGGTGAGTGCATTGTTTGTGATTTTTGGAGCGATACGATTGGCGCGATTCAATATCAGCACCAACACAAGCGACCCCTATTCTTTCATCGGTATCCCTATTCCTGCTGCGGCGGTATTGGTGGTGCTTTGTGTGTTATTGGATGACAAGTACCATTTTTTAGAAGGAAATACGGAAAAGTTATTTTTAGGCTTTATTGTCTTATTGGGGGTGCTTATGGTGAGCAATATCCGCTACCCTAATTTTAAAAAAGTCAAATGGAACCTCAAGCTTTTCATCTTAGTGTTGATTTTTTTATCGTTAGTGTTTGTGCGCCCTTTAGAGGCTTTAAGCGTGTTTATGGGGTTGTATTTGATTTATGGCATCATTCGGTGGCTCTTTTTAATGGTAAAAATTATTTTTAGTAAGAATAAGAACGCATGA
- the rsmG gene encoding 16S rRNA (guanine(527)-N(7))-methyltransferase RsmG, which produces MNPLLQDYARILLEWNQTHNLSGAKNLSELEPQITDALKPLEFIKDFKSCLDIGSGAGLPAIPLALEKPEVKFILLEPRIKRVAFLNYLKSVLPLKNIEIIKKRLEDYQNLLQVDLITSRAVASSSFLIEKSQRFLKDKGYFLFYKGEQLKDEIAYKDTECFMHQKRIYFYKSKESLC; this is translated from the coding sequence ATGAACCCCTTATTGCAAGACTATGCGCGCATCCTTTTAGAATGGAATCAAACACACAACTTGAGTGGTGCGAAAAATTTAAGCGAGTTAGAACCCCAGATCACAGACGCTCTAAAACCCTTAGAATTTATCAAAGATTTTAAAAGTTGTTTGGATATTGGGAGCGGAGCGGGTCTTCCGGCTATCCCTTTAGCCCTTGAAAAACCTGAAGTCAAATTCATTCTTTTAGAGCCAAGAATAAAAAGAGTGGCTTTTTTAAACTACCTTAAAAGCGTTTTGCCTTTAAAAAATATTGAAATCATTAAAAAGCGTTTAGAAGATTATCAAAATCTTTTACAAGTGGATTTAATCACTTCTAGAGCGGTCGCTAGCTCTTCTTTTTTGATAGAAAAAAGCCAACGCTTCCTAAAAGATAAGGGGTATTTTTTATTCTATAAAGGCGAGCAGTTAAAAGATGAAATCGCTTATAAAGACACTGAATGCTTTATGCATCAAAAGCGTATTTATTTTTACAAATCAAAGGAAAGTTTATGTTAA
- the panB gene encoding 3-methyl-2-oxobutanoate hydroxymethyltransferase: MSMQTAPIKKITLNHLQAKKNQEKIIAITAYDALFAQIFDPLVDVILVGDSLNMSFFNQNDTLSASVGMMLYHTKAVCAGAKTPFIITDMPFGSYRDEKTALKNAIRVYKETQASAIKLEGGKEKAKLVKTLTDEGVIVVGHIGLMPQFVRLDGGYKIKGKNEEQQKKLLEDALSLEEAGAGLLVLEGITTPITQKITQTIKIPTIGIGSGKDCDGQILVWSDMLGFFDSFKPKFVREYLKGKELVQNAIKQYADDVKKGNFPNELESYY; the protein is encoded by the coding sequence ATGAGCATGCAAACCGCCCCGATTAAAAAAATCACTCTCAACCACCTCCAAGCTAAAAAAAATCAAGAAAAAATCATTGCCATCACCGCTTATGATGCGCTATTCGCTCAAATATTTGATCCGCTAGTGGATGTGATTTTAGTGGGCGATAGTTTGAATATGAGTTTTTTCAATCAAAACGACACTTTAAGCGCGAGTGTGGGAATGATGCTCTATCACACTAAAGCCGTGTGCGCAGGCGCTAAGACTCCTTTTATCATCACAGACATGCCCTTTGGAAGCTATAGAGATGAAAAAACAGCCCTAAAAAACGCTATTAGAGTTTATAAAGAAACCCAAGCGAGTGCGATCAAACTAGAGGGGGGGAAAGAAAAAGCGAAACTGGTTAAAACGCTCACTGATGAGGGCGTTATCGTGGTAGGACACATCGGCTTAATGCCCCAATTCGTGCGTCTTGATGGAGGTTATAAGATTAAGGGCAAAAATGAAGAACAACAAAAAAAGCTTTTAGAAGACGCCTTGAGTTTAGAAGAAGCCGGAGCAGGTTTGTTGGTTTTAGAGGGTATAACCACCCCTATCACTCAAAAAATCACGCAAACAATCAAAATCCCCACGATCGGCATAGGGAGCGGTAAAGATTGCGACGGGCAGATTCTAGTGTGGAGCGATATGTTAGGCTTTTTTGATAGCTTTAAGCCTAAATTCGTGCGAGAATACCTTAAAGGGAAAGAATTGGTTCAAAACGCTATCAAGCAATACGCTGATGATGTGAAAAAAGGAAACTTCCCTAACGAGCTAGAAAGTTATTACTAA
- the prmA gene encoding 50S ribosomal protein L11 methyltransferase, with protein sequence MYYEFFFIFPKEQELFESFLLDTTHLALEESSLENLKAFDDKETIEFISQSSWRYFATHDPLKENLKEKPPHLKNFVILRSEKDLNDSLIPALEAFCLSLQQNLQSGFDFFHLSRNLASKDWLEAYKQAILPVQCAKFYIHPSWHQKPSHVAINDSIMIDPALAFGSGHHESTSMCLELLSNLDLKRKNALDVGCGSGILSIALKKQGVSVLIACDTDSLAVEETLKNFSLNQIPLSVQDQVIHGSTQKIRGRFDIIVANIVADVIKSLYSEFVRLCNHTLILSGILETHLNSVLQIYYNGFEVLEQRQRNEWVALKLLKKQPIN encoded by the coding sequence ATGTATTATGAGTTTTTCTTTATCTTCCCTAAGGAGCAAGAGCTTTTTGAGAGCTTTCTTTTAGACACCACGCATCTAGCCTTAGAAGAATCAAGTCTAGAAAATTTAAAAGCGTTTGACGATAAAGAGACCATTGAATTTATAAGCCAATCCAGCTGGCGTTATTTTGCCACTCATGACCCTTTAAAAGAAAATTTAAAAGAAAAACCCCCACATCTCAAAAATTTCGTTATTTTACGCTCTGAAAAGGATTTGAACGACTCGCTCATTCCAGCATTAGAAGCGTTTTGTTTGAGCTTGCAACAAAACCTGCAAAGCGGGTTTGATTTTTTCCATCTTTCACGCAATCTTGCTTCAAAAGACTGGCTAGAAGCCTACAAACAAGCTATTTTACCGGTGCAATGTGCCAAATTTTACATACACCCTAGTTGGCATCAAAAACCAAGCCATGTCGCTATAAATGATAGCATCATGATTGATCCGGCTCTCGCCTTTGGATCAGGCCATCATGAAAGCACTTCTATGTGTTTGGAATTGCTCTCTAACCTTGATTTGAAACGCAAAAACGCTCTAGATGTGGGCTGTGGGAGTGGGATTTTAAGCATCGCCTTAAAAAAACAAGGCGTTAGCGTTTTGATTGCTTGCGATACGGATAGTTTAGCCGTTGAAGAAACCCTAAAAAATTTTAGCTTGAATCAAATACCCCTATCAGTGCAAGATCAAGTCATTCATGGCTCTACGCAAAAAATTAGAGGGCGTTTTGATATTATTGTGGCGAACATTGTCGCTGATGTGATTAAGAGTTTGTATAGTGAATTTGTGCGGCTTTGTAACCACACTCTTATTTTATCAGGGATTTTAGAAACCCATTTAAACTCTGTTTTACAGATCTATTATAATGGATTTGAGGTTTTAGAGCAACGGCAGCGTAACGAATGGGTCGCTCTAAAATTGCTTAAAAAACAACCAATAAATTAA
- the tatC gene encoding twin-arginine translocase subunit TatC has translation MFEDLKPHLQELRKRLMVSVGTILVAFLGCFHFWKSIFEFVKNSYKGTLIQLSPIEGVMVAVKISFSAAIVISMPIIFWQLWLFIAPGLYKNEKKVILPFVFFGSGMFLIGAAFSYYVVFPFIIEYLATFGSDVFAANISASSYVSFFTRLILGFGVAFELPVLAYFLAKVGLITDASLKAYFKYAIVVIFIVAAIITPPDVVSQIFMALPLVGLYGLSILIAKMVNPAPKDNEKDNENNTKENTRNES, from the coding sequence ATGTTTGAAGATTTAAAACCGCATTTACAGGAATTAAGAAAGCGTTTGATGGTTTCTGTAGGAACGATTCTAGTGGCGTTTTTGGGGTGCTTTCATTTTTGGAAAAGTATTTTTGAATTTGTTAAAAATTCTTATAAAGGCACGCTCATTCAGCTCTCCCCTATTGAAGGGGTCATGGTAGCGGTTAAAATCAGTTTTTCAGCCGCTATCGTCATTTCCATGCCCATTATTTTTTGGCAATTATGGCTCTTTATCGCTCCAGGGCTTTACAAGAATGAAAAAAAAGTGATTTTGCCTTTTGTGTTTTTTGGGAGCGGCATGTTTTTAATTGGGGCGGCGTTTTCTTATTATGTGGTGTTCCCTTTTATCATTGAATACTTAGCTACTTTTGGGAGCGATGTGTTTGCGGCTAATATTTCTGCGTCCAGTTATGTGAGCTTTTTCACGCGCTTGATTTTAGGCTTTGGCGTGGCGTTTGAATTGCCTGTTTTAGCGTATTTTTTGGCTAAAGTGGGCTTGATCACCGATGCGAGCTTGAAAGCGTATTTTAAATACGCTATTGTAGTGATTTTTATTGTAGCAGCCATTATCACTCCCCCTGATGTAGTGAGTCAAATCTTTATGGCGTTGCCCTTAGTGGGGCTTTATGGGCTTTCTATTTTAATCGCCAAAATGGTCAATCCGGCTCCCAAAGATAACGAAAAAGATAACGAAAATAACACCAAAGAGAATACAAGAAACGAGTCGTAG
- a CDS encoding PP0621 family protein, whose translation MLRILIPLLIIVWVLWRLFLKQKPLKDNHSYRQQTPKELEDHMIVCSKCQTYVSSKDAIYSGAVAYCSETCLNDKG comes from the coding sequence ATGTTAAGAATTTTAATCCCCTTACTCATTATTGTGTGGGTTTTATGGCGTTTGTTTTTGAAGCAAAAACCCCTTAAAGACAACCACTCTTATAGGCAACAAACCCCTAAAGAATTAGAAGATCACATGATTGTATGCTCTAAATGCCAAACCTATGTCTCTAGCAAAGACGCTATTTATAGCGGGGCGGTGGCGTATTGCAGTGAAACTTGTTTGAATGATAAAGGATAA
- the ftsH gene encoding ATP-dependent zinc metalloprotease FtsH, protein MKPTNEPKKPFFQNPVILAVLGGILLIFFLRSFNSDGSFSDNFLASSTKNVSYHEIKQLISNNEVENVSIGQTLIKASHKEGNNRVIYIAKRVPDLTLVPLLDEKKINYSGFSESNFFTDMLGWLMPILVILGLWMFMANRMQKNMGGGIFGMGSAKKLINAEKPNVRFNDMAGNEEAKEEVVEIVDFLKYPERYANLGAKIPKGVLLVGPPGTGKTLLAKAVAGEAHVPFFSMGGSSFIEMFVGLGASRVRDLFETAKKQAPSIIFIDEIDAIGKSRAAGGVVSGNDEREQTLNQLLAEMDGFGSENAPVIVLAATNRPEILDPALMRPGRFDRQVLVDKPDFNGRVEILKVHIKGVKLANDVNLQEVAKLTAGLAGADLANIINEAALLAGRNNQKEVRQQHLKEAVERGIAGLEKKSRHISPKEKKIVAYHESGHAVISEMTKGSTRVNKVSIIPRGMAALGYTLNTPEENKYLMQKHELIAEIDVLLGGRAAEDVFLEEISTGASNDLERATDIIKGMVSYYGMSSVSGLMVLEKQRNAFLGGGYGSSREFSEKTAEEMDLFIKNLLEERYKHVKQTLNDYREAIEIMVKELFDKEVITGERVREIISEYEVANNLESRLIPLEEQAS, encoded by the coding sequence ATGAAACCAACGAACGAACCTAAAAAACCTTTTTTTCAAAATCCCGTTATCCTTGCGGTTCTTGGAGGGATTTTACTCATCTTTTTTCTACGCTCTTTCAATTCTGATGGCAGTTTTTCGGACAATTTTTTAGCTTCTAGCACTAAAAATGTAAGCTACCATGAAATCAAACAGCTCATCAGTAATAATGAAGTGGAAAATGTGAGTATCGGTCAAACTTTGATCAAAGCCAGCCATAAAGAGGGTAACAATCGTGTGATTTATATCGCTAAACGAGTGCCTGATTTGACCTTAGTGCCTTTGTTAGACGAGAAAAAAATCAATTATTCTGGTTTTAGCGAGTCTAACTTTTTTACGGACATGTTAGGGTGGCTCATGCCTATTTTAGTGATTTTAGGGCTATGGATGTTTATGGCAAACCGCATGCAAAAAAATATGGGTGGGGGTATTTTTGGCATGGGGAGTGCGAAAAAACTCATTAACGCTGAAAAACCCAATGTGCGTTTTAATGACATGGCAGGCAATGAAGAAGCCAAAGAAGAAGTGGTAGAAATCGTAGATTTCTTAAAATATCCCGAACGATACGCTAATTTAGGGGCTAAAATCCCTAAAGGCGTGTTATTAGTAGGGCCTCCAGGAACCGGTAAAACCCTTTTAGCAAAAGCGGTAGCCGGCGAAGCGCATGTGCCGTTTTTCTCTATGGGAGGGAGCAGTTTCATTGAAATGTTTGTGGGCTTAGGGGCAAGCAGGGTTAGGGATTTATTTGAAACCGCTAAAAAACAAGCCCCCAGCATCATTTTTATTGATGAAATTGATGCCATAGGTAAGAGCAGAGCGGCTGGAGGCGTGGTGAGCGGGAACGATGAAAGAGAGCAAACCTTAAACCAACTCTTAGCCGAGATGGATGGTTTTGGGAGCGAAAACGCACCTGTGATTGTCTTAGCCGCAACGAACCGCCCTGAAATCTTAGATCCAGCCTTAATGCGTCCAGGGCGCTTTGACAGGCAGGTTTTAGTGGATAAGCCTGATTTTAACGGCAGGGTAGAAATCTTAAAAGTGCATATTAAGGGCGTGAAACTCGCTAATGATGTGAATTTGCAAGAAGTCGCCAAACTCACTGCAGGGCTTGCGGGGGCAGATTTAGCGAATATCATTAATGAAGCCGCGCTTTTAGCAGGAAGAAACAACCAAAAAGAAGTCAGGCAACAGCATTTAAAAGAAGCGGTTGAAAGAGGGATTGCAGGGTTAGAAAAGAAAAGCAGGCACATCAGTCCTAAAGAAAAGAAAATCGTCGCCTACCATGAAAGCGGGCATGCCGTGATTTCTGAAATGACTAAAGGGAGCACTAGGGTGAATAAAGTCTCTATCATTCCAAGGGGTATGGCGGCTTTAGGCTACACTCTTAACACGCCTGAAGAAAACAAATACTTGATGCAAAAACACGAACTCATCGCTGAAATTGATGTGCTTTTAGGCGGGAGAGCAGCTGAAGATGTCTTTTTGGAAGAAATTTCTACTGGCGCAAGCAACGATTTAGAAAGAGCGACTGATATTATTAAAGGCATGGTGAGTTACTACGGCATGAGCAGTGTCAGTGGGCTTATGGTGTTAGAAAAGCAACGGAACGCCTTTTTAGGAGGCGGTTATGGAAGCAGTAGGGAATTTAGCGAAAAGACCGCAGAAGAAATGGATCTTTTCATTAAAAACTTGCTAGAAGAACGCTATAAGCATGTCAAACAAACCTTAAACGACTATAGAGAAGCGATTGAAATCATGGTCAAAGAATTGTTTGACAAAGAAGTCATTACAGGCGAAAGGGTGCGTGAAATCATCAGCGAATACGAAGTTGCCAACAATTTAGAAAGCCGTTTGATCCCTTTAGAAGAGCAAGCGAGTTAA